A part of Candida albicans SC5314 chromosome 2, complete sequence genomic DNA contains:
- a CDS encoding uncharacterized protein (Ortholog of Candida albicans WO-1 : CAWG_04200): MDASSINCFFDGKEFWSRYPENSLRLFSGCKIKLDFLSLSNFSNPLTIPPVVKRIKLLNTVLTSYEIPGVKKMDINLAPTGVEDQTYTFSSDLKELQIKTKRSIKVSLPPNLWKLVISTHSSSVDFVSEELLNLKVLSLSLPNIEFFHETGIVAPNLTKLVLTNCGNLSNYDELRQFHHLKHLLVENSSYPIDLFSEDSFPKLDKLEYRGCYMPNL; the protein is encoded by the coding sequence ATGGATGCTCTGAgtattaattgttttttcgATGGGAAAGAATTTTGGTCCCGGTACCCTGAAAACTCGTTAAGGCTATTTCTGGGCTGCAAAATTAAGCTTGATTTTTTGagtttatcaaatttttcgAATCCACTCACGATTCCTCCTGTTgttaaaagaattaaattattgaatacTGTATTAACAAGTTATGAAATCCCTGGTGTAAAGAAGATGGATATCAACTTGGCACCTACTGGTGTGGAAGACCAAACATACACCTTTTCTTCTGACTTGAAGGAAttacaaatcaaaactaaaCGGTCGATCAAAGTGAGTTTACCTCCGAACTTATGGAAACTCGTGATAAGTACACATCTGAGTTCAGTGGATTTTGTATCTGAAGAATTGCTTAATCTAAAGGTTTTATCACTTTCGTTGCCAAacattgaattttttcacGAAACTGGAATAGTTGCTCCAAATTTGACAAAGCTAGTCTTGACTAATTGTGGAAATTTGTCCAATTATGATGAATTACGACAATTCCATCATTTAAAACACTTATTGGTTGAAAATTCTAGTTATCCCATAGATTTGTTTAGTGAAGACTCTTTCCCCAAGCTAGACAAATTGGAATACCGTGGATGTTACATGCCAAATTTA
- a CDS encoding uncharacterized protein (Protein of unknown function) gives MVFTVNETDFFIKLAELPSEVTTLIVGFLPKCMLPELLYFPPIREIVAGMICLDVNIIAESERDKAIDEPCIEYSKCTCKQFQITLDDLRKGIRQCNIFPRSIDIR, from the coding sequence atGGTCTTTACAGTTAACGAAACtgattttttcatcaagCTAGCAGAACTTCCATCAGAGGTTACTACTTTGATAGTTGGTTTCTTACCAAAATGTATGTTACCAGAGCTATTGTACTTCCCGCCAATTAGAGAGATTGTTGCAGGTATGATATGTTTAGATGTAAATATTATTGCTGAAAGTGAAAGAGACAAAGCTATTGATGAACCATGTATTGAATACTCGAAATGCACTTGCAAACAATTCCAAATCACACTTGATGATTTGAGGAAAGGTATTCGTCAATGCAATATATTTCCGAGATCCATTGATATTAGATAG